In Dryobates pubescens isolate bDryPub1 chromosome 15, bDryPub1.pri, whole genome shotgun sequence, the following proteins share a genomic window:
- the CSDC2 gene encoding cold shock domain-containing protein C2: MASDPSAPPAVPPLHSPKSPVWPTFPFQREGSRIWERGNLLLRDLPSPLPTKRTRTYSATARASAGPIFKGVCKQFSRSQGHGFITPENGTEDIFVHVSDIEGEYVPVEGDEVTYKVCPIPPKNQKFQAVEVVLTNLAPHTKHETWSGQIIGS, translated from the exons ATGGCCTCGGACCCCAGTGCTCCGCCGGCAGTGCCCCCTCTGCACTCCCCCAAGTCCCCAGTGTGGCCTACCTTCCCCTTCCAGCGGGAGGGCAGCCGCATCTGGGAGCGGGGCAACCTCCTGCTGCGGGACCTGcccagtcccctccccaccaagaGGACCAGGACCTACTCCGC gacaGCGCGTGCCTCCGCTGGCCCCATCTTCAAGGGTGTCTGCAAGCAGTTCTCCCGCTCCCAGGGCCATGGGTTCATCACTCCTGAGAATGGCACAGAGGACATTTTTGTGCACGTCTCTGA catcgAGGGGGAGTACGTCCCAGTGGAAGGTGATGAGGTGACATACAAGGTCTGCCCCATCCCTCCCAAGAACCAGAAGTTCCAGGCAGTGGAGGTGGTTCTCACCAACCTGGCACCGCACACGAAGCATGAGACATGGTCCGGCCAGATCATCGGCTCCTAG